A genomic region of Streptomyces diastaticus subsp. diastaticus contains the following coding sequences:
- the lnt gene encoding apolipoprotein N-acyltransferase has protein sequence MTATIAPADGTDGPPPPVRPGRAARLLRALYLAAGAALAGVLLYVSFPPRVLWWLALPAFAAFGLLLRGRGFRAGLGLGALFGLGFLLPLLVWTGVEVGPGPWLALAVAEALFVAVAGGLTALVARLPGWPLWAAALWTAGEAARARVPFGGFPWGKVAFGQADGVFLPLAAVGGTPLLGFAVALCGFGLGELARQLYLRRRTGTLRRAATTGAVAALLLPLAGALAARPLVSDRAEDGTATVAVVQGNVPRMGLDFNAQRRAVLDHHARETARLAERVARGEAARPDFVLWPENSSDIDPFTNDDARSVIETAAATVKAPISVGGVVETEDGKLYNQQILWDPDKGPVDTYDKRIIQPFGEYIPLRSLISVFSQGYVDMVRTDFSRGTEPGVFDLAGSRVGIATCYEAAFDGAVRETVEAGAQLLSVPSNNATFGLSEMTYQQLAMSRVRAVEHSRAVAVPVTSGVSAVIRPDGELVQRTGMFEPASLVAELPLRSSQTWATRLGALPEAALVALAAVGIGWVATGAVRRRRTAGPDA, from the coding sequence GTGACCGCCACCATCGCCCCCGCCGACGGGACCGACGGCCCCCCGCCGCCCGTGCGGCCCGGCCGCGCCGCCCGCCTGCTGCGCGCCCTGTACCTCGCCGCCGGAGCAGCCCTGGCCGGGGTGCTGCTCTACGTCAGCTTCCCGCCCCGGGTGCTGTGGTGGCTGGCCCTGCCGGCCTTCGCCGCCTTCGGCCTGCTGCTGCGGGGGCGCGGCTTCAGGGCGGGACTGGGACTCGGCGCCCTCTTCGGCCTGGGTTTCCTGCTGCCGCTGCTGGTGTGGACCGGGGTCGAGGTCGGCCCCGGCCCGTGGCTGGCGCTGGCCGTCGCCGAGGCCCTGTTCGTCGCCGTGGCCGGCGGCCTGACCGCGCTCGTCGCCCGGCTCCCCGGCTGGCCGCTGTGGGCGGCCGCCCTGTGGACCGCCGGGGAGGCCGCCCGGGCCCGCGTACCGTTCGGCGGGTTCCCCTGGGGCAAGGTCGCCTTCGGGCAGGCCGACGGGGTCTTCCTGCCGCTCGCCGCCGTCGGCGGCACCCCGCTGCTCGGCTTCGCCGTCGCCCTGTGCGGGTTCGGCCTCGGCGAACTGGCCCGTCAGCTGTACCTGCGCCGCCGCACCGGCACCCTGCGCCGTGCCGCCACCACCGGCGCGGTGGCCGCGCTCCTGCTCCCGCTCGCCGGAGCCCTCGCGGCCCGCCCGCTGGTCTCGGACCGCGCCGAGGACGGCACCGCCACCGTCGCCGTCGTCCAGGGCAACGTGCCGAGGATGGGCCTGGACTTCAACGCCCAGCGCCGCGCCGTCCTCGACCACCACGCCCGCGAGACCGCCCGCCTCGCCGAACGCGTCGCCAGGGGCGAGGCCGCCCGGCCCGACTTCGTCCTGTGGCCGGAGAACTCCTCCGACATCGACCCCTTCACCAACGACGACGCCCGCTCCGTCATCGAGACCGCCGCCGCCACCGTCAAGGCCCCCATCTCGGTGGGCGGCGTGGTCGAGACCGAGGACGGCAAGCTGTACAACCAGCAGATCCTCTGGGACCCCGACAAGGGCCCCGTCGACACCTACGACAAGCGGATCATCCAGCCCTTCGGCGAGTACATCCCCCTGCGCTCCCTGATCAGCGTCTTCAGCCAGGGGTACGTCGACATGGTCCGTACCGACTTCAGCCGCGGCACCGAACCCGGGGTCTTCGACCTCGCGGGGAGCCGGGTCGGCATCGCCACCTGCTACGAGGCCGCCTTCGACGGTGCCGTCCGGGAAACCGTCGAGGCGGGGGCGCAGTTGCTCTCCGTGCCCAGCAACAACGCCACCTTCGGCCTCAGCGAGATGACCTACCAGCAGCTGGCCATGTCCCGGGTCCGCGCCGTCGAGCACAGCCGCGCCGTCGCGGTGCCCGTGACCAGCGGCGTCAGCGCCGTCATCCGGCCCGACGGGGAGCTGGTGCAGCGCACCGGCATGTTCGAGCCCGCCTCCCTCGTCGCCGAACTGCCGCTGCGCTCCTCGCAGACCTGGGCCACCCGGCTCGGCGCGCTCCCCGAGGCCGCCCTCGTGGCACTCGCCGCCGTCGGCATCGGCTGGGTCGCCACCGGCGCGGTACGCCGTCGCCGCACGGCGGGTCCGGACGCCTGA
- a CDS encoding 3-hydroxybutyrate dehydrogenase, giving the protein MTAPRNPEPHPAEPFLTGRTALVTGAAGGIGSACVLALAGAGAAVRASDRDTAGLDALTERARGLPGTVLARPLDLRDLDAAEAAAAGADILVNNAGVQLVRPLHEFPPDAFHTVLTVMLEAPFRLIRGALPHMYARGWGRIVNLSSVHGLRASPFKAAYVAAKHGLEGLSKTAALEGAPHGVTSNCVNPGYVRTPLVEQQVADQAEAHGISREEVLEEIMLRETAVKRLAEPDEVAAAVLYLCGPRSGFVTGSSLTLDGGWTAH; this is encoded by the coding sequence ATGACAGCGCCCCGCAACCCTGAGCCCCACCCCGCCGAGCCCTTCCTGACCGGGCGGACCGCCCTGGTCACGGGCGCGGCGGGCGGTATCGGCAGCGCCTGCGTCCTCGCCCTCGCCGGGGCCGGCGCGGCGGTCCGCGCCTCCGACCGCGACACGGCCGGGCTCGACGCCCTCACCGAGCGGGCGCGGGGGCTCCCCGGCACCGTCCTGGCCCGCCCGCTCGACCTGCGCGACCTCGACGCCGCCGAGGCGGCCGCCGCCGGGGCCGACATCCTCGTGAACAACGCCGGTGTGCAACTGGTCCGCCCGCTCCACGAGTTCCCCCCGGACGCCTTCCACACCGTGCTCACCGTGATGCTGGAGGCGCCCTTCCGGCTGATCCGGGGCGCCCTGCCCCACATGTACGCGCGTGGCTGGGGCCGCATCGTCAACCTCTCCTCCGTCCACGGCCTGCGTGCCTCGCCCTTCAAGGCGGCCTACGTCGCCGCCAAGCACGGGCTGGAGGGCCTGTCGAAGACGGCCGCCCTGGAGGGGGCGCCGCACGGCGTGACCTCCAACTGCGTCAACCCCGGTTACGTCCGCACCCCGCTGGTCGAGCAGCAGGTCGCCGACCAGGCCGAGGCGCACGGCATCAGCCGTGAGGAGGTGCTGGAGGAGATCATGCTGCGGGAGACCGCGGTCAAGCGCCTCGCCGAACCGGACGAGGTCGCCGCCGCCGTCCTCTACCTCTGCGGCCCGCGGAGCGGCTTCGTCACCGGCTCCTCGCTGACCCTCGACGGAGGCTGGACCGCGCACTGA
- a CDS encoding NUDIX hydrolase, whose translation MATPDFLRTLRSSAGHQLLWLPGVSAVVFDDEGRVLLGRRADNGRWSIIGGIPDPGEQPAQCAVREVYEETAVLCVPERVVLVQALKPVTYPNQDVCQYMDITLRCRAVGGEPRVNDDESLDVAWFAVDDLPELAEFSAYRIKQAQAPADTPTWFDPAFTDPRELPRTDAPEG comes from the coding sequence ATGGCTACTCCCGACTTCCTCCGCACCCTCCGCTCCTCCGCCGGGCACCAGCTTCTGTGGCTGCCGGGCGTCAGCGCCGTCGTCTTCGACGACGAGGGCCGCGTCCTGCTCGGCCGCCGCGCCGACAACGGCCGCTGGTCGATCATCGGCGGCATCCCCGACCCGGGGGAGCAGCCCGCCCAGTGCGCGGTCCGCGAGGTGTACGAGGAGACCGCCGTGCTCTGCGTCCCCGAGCGCGTCGTCCTGGTCCAGGCCCTGAAGCCGGTGACCTACCCGAACCAGGACGTCTGCCAGTACATGGACATCACCCTGCGCTGCCGGGCCGTCGGGGGCGAGCCCCGGGTCAACGACGACGAATCCCTGGACGTCGCCTGGTTCGCCGTGGACGATCTGCCGGAGCTGGCCGAGTTCTCCGCCTACCGGATCAAGCAGGCCCAGGCCCCCGCCGACACCCCCACCTGGTTCGACCCCGCCTTCACCGACCCCCGCGAACTGCCGCGCACCGACGCGCCCGAGGGCTGA